One Rhinopithecus roxellana isolate Shanxi Qingling chromosome 7, ASM756505v1, whole genome shotgun sequence DNA segment encodes these proteins:
- the GJB1 gene encoding gap junction beta-1 protein, with protein sequence MNWTGLYTLLSGVNRHSTAIGRVWLSVIFIFRIMVLVVAAESVWGDEKSSFICNTLQPGCNSVCYDQFFPISHVRLWSLQLILVSTPALLVAMHVAHQQHIEKKMLRLEGHGDPLHLEEVKRHKVHISGTLWWTYVISVVFRLLFEAVFMYVFYLLYPGYAMVRLVKCDVYPCPNTVDCFVSRPTEKTVFTVFMLAASGICIILNVAEVVYLIIRACARRAQRRSNPPSRKGSGFGHRLSPEYKQNEINKLLSEQDGSLKDILRRSPGTGAGLAEKSDRCSAC encoded by the coding sequence ATGAACTGGACAGGTTTGTACACCTTGCTCAGTGGCGTGAACCGGCATTCTACTGCCATTGGACGAGTATGGCTCTCGGTCATCTTCATCTTCAGAATTATGGTGCTGGTGGTGGCTGCAGAGAGTGTGTGGGGTGATGAGAAGTCTTCTTTCATCTgcaacacactccagcctggctgcaaCAGCGTCTGCTATGACCAGTTCTTCCCCATCTCCCATGTGCGTCTGTGGTCCCTGCAGCTCATCCTAGTTTCCACCCCAGCTCTCCTCGTGGCCATGCACGTGGCTCACCAGCAACACATAGAGAAGAAAATGCTACGGCTTGAGGGCCATGGGGACCCCCTACACCTGGAGGAGGTGAAGAGGCACAAGGTCCACATCTCAGGGACACTGTGGTGGACCTATGTCATCAGCGTGGTGTTCCGGCTATTGTTCGAGGCCGTCTTCATGTATGTCTTTTATCTGCTCTACCCTGGCTATGCCATGGTGCGGCTGGTCAAGTGCGACGTCTACCCCTGCCCCAACACAGTGGACTGCTTCGTGTCCCGCCCCACGGAGAAAACCGTCTTCACCGTCTTCATGCTAGCCGCCTCTGGCATCTGCATCATCCTCAATGTGGCCGAGGTGGTGTACCTCATCATCCGGGCCTGTGCCCGCCGAGCCCAGCGCCGCTCCAATCCACCCTCCCGCAAGGGCTCGGGCTTCGGCCACCGCCTCTCACCTGAATACAAGCAGAATGAGATCAACAAGCTGCTGAGTGAGCAGGATGGTTCCCTGAAAGACATACTGCGCCGCAGCCCTGGCACCGGGGCCGGGCTGGCTGAGAAGAGCGACCGCTGCTCGGCCTGCTGA